Genomic window (Prosthecobacter fusiformis):
AAAACTCACAACGTTGTTGCGCAGAATAATTTGCCATCAGTTTTTATAAACGTTGTAAGATGGGATATTCTTAGCCTAGCGCTGGAAGCGGAATTCGCGGATGTTATTCCAGGGTCTTTTTATACGGGACACTCTTTTTGGTATGCTAAAGGTCATTTCCCTTGTGGTTGGGACTTCGAAAAAAAATTAATTATGATTTATTGAAAGGTAATGATTATGGGGATTTTTCTGCCTTTGTATTCAAAGTGAGTAACTCAATCCGAATAAGATGCCCGGCGAAAAGTAAAGATGGCAGGCACGTGGAGCCCTAATCAAGGATAATAATGCCAATAGATGTGATCATTTGGATAAAGCTGCATACAAAACAAATTTTCCCGATTGTCGCAAATGTCCTTAAACGGGCGATTTTTTGGGGCTCTAGACCATCTAAGTAAGCCCAGGCCGATTCCACTCAGCAAACAATTCGCCTCGTGAAAATGACCCGCTAATCAAACTCTGCCGCACCTTGGGAACCCAAAAAAAAATCTATTGGCATGCCAACATCTTTTTTGCCAGGCTTTACCTCCTTGCCTTGGTGCTGGGAGAGCCGCCAGCAGCGCAATCTGGAGACGACCTCCTGGCAGGCCATGTCTGGGTTTAGCACTTGGTAAAGGAAGGCCCAGAAGACGGTGACCGGAGGCAGCAGGCGCACCCGTCTGACCTTCGCACCCGGAGCTTTGGCAAAGAAGGCATGCGGCAAAAACGCAGCTAGCAGCGAGGAGAGATCCGGCAGCGCGAGCTGGCGCAGATCCTGTAAACCGGAAGCAAGGCGGGAGGCATCAGATCTCTTGGTGCGCCCTGGAGCAAGCGGGGGAAGTTAGGCAGGAAACAGGTTTTAAGAGCCATGCTTCTGCAACCCGGAAACCTGTGTTGAGTTGTACCTGCCACCCCCATATTTTACACCTTCTCAGAGGGCTCAAAATCAACGACTATCTGCCTTAACTGAGTGCCATTCATGCCTGGCACCTTTTTTTAAAATGCACCCTATCCAGAGGTGCCCTATAGGCATTATTTGTTCAGTTCCTCTTTCTTGTTACGTTTTCGACCAGGTAAAATTGAGTCGTGGTGCATATAGTGGGGGAGGAGTAGGGTGAATAAGGCGAAAAACACACCAGCTTGATAAAATATAGGATTTTTGATCTCGAATAATTCGGCAACTTTTAGAGTGCCTAGAATAATTAACCCGGACTCTATCGCCTTAAACGTGAATAAGAAAAGTAGCCGTAAAATTCTCGTCATAATAAGGGGATAAAATGCCAGGGAATAGTCTTTTATTTTTTGTCAGGCTGGCACGGGTGACGTGCCTGCTATGTGTTGTCACTGTTCTCAATACCGATCACACGGAAAGTCTGAATAATCAATATTGACGACTACTTTAAGGATAGCTACCTCAATAAGATGCCAGGCGAATAGTCTTCCAAGCTTCTGACATTCCTTGAAGCGCAAGGTTAAAGCACTATATGCCTGGCATCTTTTTCTTTTTCCTGATCCGGTATCATAACATGGGCCGCATACATATTCCTGAAGCCCAAGGTAATACTTGTTATTTAAAGTGTTGTTAACGGGTGCTGAAAAGCGCGGAGGGAGAGAGGGGTTTTGGATGCCAGCGGAGCGGAGCCCAACGGGCAAACCTGCGGGGAGCAGGCGAGCCAAACAAATGCTGGATGGTGGAGGGGCCGTGCATTGACGCGTTCGGAGGGTAAGGTTGCAAGCTCACTTGGGCCTTTGCACCGAGTTAGCGAAGCCCGACGCAGGAGGAACCTCGCTGCGGAGTTTTAATTTTTGTTAGGCTGGCATGGCAACGTGCCTGCTATGGGTTTCACGTTTTTTGAAATGATCGATCATTTTTTCATCATATAATATTTAATTCATAAGAGTGTGAAAAAAATTATGCATATAAAAACAATTCCTTTTATATGAAGTTTATCACGATACAGAACCATCAACACAACTATAAACAGAAGGGAGATAAGTATAGAAAGTTTCACTCGTTAAATACTATATTAATTTAAAATTTTATCTTCAAGTTTTCTCAGCCGTTCTTCCAAAGCTTTTATTTCATCTTTCAACCCCTGTATCTGGTCGGCTTTCTCTTGGTCCACTCCTGTGCAAGTAGCCAAGGCAGCGTCACATGCTTGGTAAGTTCCCCATATTCCTGCGGCACATGCTAAACACTCAGCGATATCACCAATGATAAGAGCCTCTCCAGGAATGAGACAAGATGCACATACCACAGTCGTTGCGGCACTGGCCGCAAAAGCAGTTAAATACGCACCAAGGCAATCGCAAATTGATCCAAAGTCGGCTAACCCTAAATAATCATGTTTTAAATTAGGGTTGTTTAGAACAAAACAATAAATTCGGTCAATTAAATGAGCTTTTTGATAAAATGGGTAGTTGATTTTTGTATTAAGGTAATTTCTTGCCTACTTTGAGCTTTGCCTGAAAACTTCTTCCCCAATCGGATCCCTCGACAGCCACCGCCCCAGCTCCGGTGAGTAATACCGGTAGCCGTAATTGTAGTAACCAGAGGATAAGATGCCAGGCGAATAGTCTTCTGGTATCAGCGGGATTGAAGGGCGGCACACATTTCCTGGCAGAATAATCAAAAGAAGTTATAACCCTCACCCATGAATCAGCGAACAATAGCAACTTTGAATGAATTGAGGCACCTTGAATGGTTCACGAAATGTGGTGTCCATGATGTGCAGTCGGCTATTATTTTAACATCATGGAAGGAAGCCATTGCTTCCTGTGCAAAGTTGGAATGGCAAAATTTGCGACTAGAGATGTCTAACAAGCTTTCTGAAGGTATTGCCAAAAAGGCACCAGACCAATTTCAAAAATGGAATGAATCAGTTCGCGAAATTAAGCCGCTAGTTGAAGAATTAATTGAAATTAAAACTCACAACGTTGTTGCGCAGAATAATTTGCCATCAGTTTTTATAAACGTGGTAAGATGGGATATACTTAGCCTAGCGCTGGAAGCGGAATTCGCGGATGTTATTTCAGTGTCTTTTTATGCGGGACACTCTTTTTGGTATGCTAAAGGTCATTTCCCTTGTGGCTGGGACTTCGAGAAAAAATTAATTATGCTTTATTAAAGCACTGTATGTCTGGCATTTTTTTTCATTTTTTTCTTTTTTGTGAGGGATATATTGACATTCAGCCAATTTTGTGGTTCACCAAGATAAATGTCGGCTAAAATAGCTAAATGCGGATTGTGCGATGAGGAAAGGGCTTTGAATCACTCTCATGTAGTTCCCGACCTATTTATTAAACTAGTAGAAAGTGACCGTGTCACTGGCGCTGCCGGTCAAACTAAACCTCACGTTATTTTAGCGACTACTGGGGAAAGCGGTAAAAAGAAGGGAGTGTATCCAGCTCAGAGAGGATCATGGGAGTCAAAGATTGGTATTAAAGAGTATCTTTTCTGTGCGAAATGTGAGAGCAAACTCAGCGTTTGGGAGACATACGCGCGAGACGTCCTATATGGTAATTCGCCAGCACCTTGTCCTAAGCTTGAACTTGGCGTAAGCATCATTGATCGAGTTGATCCTCGGCTGAGGCAAAGTGCTCAATTACATGATCTAAGATCAGTGAAGGATATAGAATATAAAAAGTTTAAGTTATTTCAATTGTCACTCCTTTTCAGGGCGGGTATAGCAAATGCCAAACAATTCTCTGCGGTCAATTTGGGGGATAAACACATTCAGAGACTGAGAGGTATGTTGCTGAACGATGATCCAGGCGATGTTCTTCAATATCCATGTATGATGATAAGCCTCATTGAGGGATCATGGTCCTTTGAGGATTTAATTATGGATCCAGTTGGAGGAAGGGATAAAATTGCCGGTCTTTTTTCTTATCACATGACCCTGGGAGGCTACATATGGATCTTTGAAGTCAGCAGTCATAAGGCTAGTTCAGAAGCTTCATATGCGCTCAATCTTTCAGGAGATATGCTTATACCGGTGATGTCGGGAGCGCGTGTAATTCAAAGAGCCTTGAGTGCTCTACCAATGATTGATGGTAACTGGCGCTCCAAAATGCTTTAATGAATTTTAAATTTAACTTTTCACGCTTTTAACCAAGGGCCGGGAATGATGTTAGGCAACGTTAGCTGCTGCGCTTAGCCTGTTTCTGCTTCACTCCTTTTTCTGGATCTTCGATGTGCTGAACTGGCAGCCCGATAATGTTGGAGGAAGGGGCAACCTGCGCAAGCATTGAGCGCGAGCGCTGGATAGATCGAGCGCGCGGACTGACGGATAGAGGGAGTGAAAATGTTGATGGCATGCTATCACAATGCCATATTGATCGCATAAATCCCTTAGGCCCTGAAGGTCCGCATTGCATTTCAGCGGGATCGTCACGGGAATTGTGGGCGGATGTTTAAAATTAAAAATGTCTGAAGCAATTAGCAGGCACTCACGACCGGACATTGTCGAGACATTTGCAATTGCCTTTCCAAGAAACAGACATCTGCCTATCGGATTCGATACACTACTTAAACTGATATTAATGTTTTCATTCACGCGATAAACAAATCCTATTGATAAGTGAAATGGAAAGGTTGGATGCCCCCGAAGTTTGAGCCACTTTTAAGTGGTGTCGTGCAGTGTTAATTTGGTGAGAGAGCTAGCTCGTGCCCTGCTGCTACAAGTTGTCGTTATTGAATGCTCGTCGTATCTTAGAAGGCGGACAGAGGGTATTACGTGGAC
Coding sequences:
- a CDS encoding RHS repeat-associated core domain-containing protein, which produces MCRPSIPLIPEDYSPGILSSGYYNYGYRYYSPELGRWLSRDPIGEEVFRQSSK